Proteins encoded within one genomic window of Halogeometricum sp. S1BR25-6:
- a CDS encoding mandelate racemase/muconate lactonizing enzyme family protein, which translates to MQVTDVEVIPISHRLAEGRGLGDARGFGHDRATTLLRVETDEGETGWGEAFAPGSVVAPVVDEFFRDAVVGMDPFDVRRLADESFTDPYHFGGSVFVQSALSGIDVALWDLVGKATGKSIHRLLGGQSRETLDAYASTMYFTEEDRDIAEPMHEAVEEGFSAAKIKIGAGTDSDVERVRTARKVLGDDARLMVDINGNYRPRQAIRTAKAIEEFDVTWMEEPVPPENLSGYREVKSRVDVPLAAGEAHYGRFEFKRLVDDRTVDVVQPNLGRCGGLTEASRIADLATTENVAVRPHVWNSAVGLAAAVQFAASVSEYPHTRNVPEPMMVEFDRSENPLREEILETPFDPTGGEVAVPQEPGLGIDVDEDAVERYRADR; encoded by the coding sequence ATGCAGGTCACGGACGTCGAGGTGATTCCGATATCGCACAGGCTCGCCGAGGGGCGGGGACTCGGAGACGCGCGGGGGTTCGGGCACGACCGGGCGACGACGCTCCTCCGGGTCGAGACCGACGAGGGCGAGACCGGGTGGGGGGAGGCGTTCGCACCGGGGAGCGTCGTCGCGCCCGTCGTCGACGAGTTCTTTCGCGACGCCGTCGTCGGCATGGACCCCTTCGACGTGCGGCGTCTCGCCGACGAATCGTTCACCGACCCCTACCACTTCGGCGGGAGCGTCTTCGTCCAGAGCGCGCTGAGCGGCATCGACGTGGCACTGTGGGACCTCGTCGGGAAAGCCACCGGAAAATCGATACATCGACTCCTCGGCGGACAGTCCCGCGAGACGCTCGACGCCTATGCCTCGACGATGTACTTCACCGAGGAGGACCGCGACATCGCCGAACCGATGCACGAGGCGGTCGAGGAGGGGTTCTCCGCGGCGAAAATCAAAATCGGAGCCGGCACCGACTCCGACGTCGAACGGGTGCGGACCGCCCGGAAGGTGCTCGGCGACGACGCGCGCCTGATGGTCGACATCAACGGCAACTACCGACCGCGGCAGGCGATTCGGACCGCCAAAGCCATCGAAGAGTTCGACGTGACGTGGATGGAGGAACCGGTCCCGCCGGAGAACCTCTCGGGCTACCGCGAGGTGAAGAGTCGCGTCGACGTTCCCCTCGCGGCCGGCGAGGCGCACTACGGCCGCTTCGAGTTCAAACGCCTCGTCGACGACCGGACCGTCGACGTCGTCCAACCGAACCTCGGTCGCTGCGGCGGCCTCACCGAGGCGAGCCGAATCGCGGACCTGGCGACGACGGAGAACGTCGCCGTCCGCCCGCACGTCTGGAACAGCGCGGTCGGACTGGCGGCGGCGGTGCAGTTCGCCGCGAGCGTCTCGGAGTACCCCCACACGCGGAACGTGCCCGAACCGATGATGGTCGAGTTCGACCGGAGCGAGAACCCGCTCCGGGAGGAGATTCTGGAGACCCCGTTCGACCCGACGGGCGGCGAGGTGGCCGTCCCGCAGGAACCGGGATTGGGTATCGACGTCGACGAGGACGCCGTCGAACGCTACCGCGCCGACCGCTGA
- a CDS encoding carbohydrate-binding family 9-like protein: protein MRTYTVRRVESAVDVPLTGDADDAVWRRAEAAELDRFQWGDGSGPATTVRALSDGEALYLQFHAEDREITAAVTDLNGPTFEDSSVEFFASPERRADGAPTSYFNFEANCCGTFKLAWQEPGWRERGVGRTLVSPADAAAVDVETSVPGPTKTADPDDESWWLAARLPLSTLRSLTGLPLALDPGTVWRGNFYRSGVPDEEKGTWNRIDLPDPAYHSPEFFGRVEFA, encoded by the coding sequence ATGCGAACCTACACCGTTCGACGCGTCGAGAGTGCGGTCGACGTCCCCTTGACCGGCGACGCCGACGACGCCGTCTGGCGCCGGGCCGAGGCGGCCGAACTCGACCGGTTTCAGTGGGGCGACGGCTCCGGCCCGGCGACGACGGTCCGTGCGCTCTCCGACGGCGAGGCGCTCTACCTCCAGTTCCACGCCGAGGATAGGGAGATAACCGCCGCTGTGACCGACCTGAACGGGCCGACGTTCGAGGACAGTTCCGTCGAGTTCTTCGCCTCGCCCGAACGGCGGGCGGACGGGGCGCCGACGTCGTACTTCAACTTCGAGGCGAACTGCTGCGGGACGTTCAAACTCGCGTGGCAGGAACCGGGGTGGCGCGAACGCGGCGTCGGACGGACGCTCGTCTCCCCCGCGGACGCGGCGGCCGTCGACGTGGAGACGTCCGTCCCCGGCCCGACGAAGACGGCCGACCCGGACGACGAATCTTGGTGGCTCGCCGCACGGCTTCCGCTCTCGACGCTCCGTTCGCTGACCGGCCTCCCGTTGGCGCTCGACCCGGGAACGGTCTGGCGCGGGAACTTCTACCGGAGCGGCGTTCCCGACGAGGAGAAGGGGACGTGGAACCGCATCGACCTGCCCGACCCGGCGTACCACTCTCCCGAGTTCTTCGGCCGGGTCGAGTTCGCCTGA
- a CDS encoding LLM class flavin-dependent oxidoreductase: MSTSPASELAFGCQVVSYGDPGRAVERAARVEDAGFDAVTVPDHLFHPTGSEEYLVDPPWEAFSVLGAMAQRTEDVTLMPGVSDSVRRHPTELAHVTATLDRMTDGRAGLGIGAGEAFNFAPIEDIDWEDPYTRFRECVKIVDGLWTSTVEEPLSFSGEYFELDEAHLGLKPVQKPRPPLWIGGYGESMRGLTGAVADGWFPWVYAPDQYEADLRKVLDVAESRGRDRGDISRAVMVPTAVAEDGEAAREAGVERNRVNLALRPPLLEDMGYEDIAAETPIMWQMAFDEEQERQLAAAAERIPDEAVDEICVAGSPERAIERIEAFRDAGVDNLVLIPVGDFEETMHHYETEIIPYFREE; the protein is encoded by the coding sequence ATGTCGACCTCACCAGCGAGCGAACTCGCGTTCGGCTGTCAGGTAGTGAGCTACGGCGACCCGGGGCGGGCCGTCGAACGGGCGGCCCGCGTCGAGGACGCCGGATTCGACGCCGTCACGGTTCCCGACCACCTCTTCCATCCGACCGGCTCCGAGGAGTACCTCGTCGACCCGCCGTGGGAGGCGTTCTCCGTGCTCGGCGCGATGGCGCAACGAACCGAGGACGTGACGCTGATGCCCGGCGTCTCCGACTCCGTGCGCCGTCACCCGACGGAACTCGCGCACGTCACCGCGACGCTGGACCGGATGACGGACGGCCGCGCTGGCCTCGGCATCGGGGCGGGCGAGGCGTTCAACTTCGCCCCCATCGAGGACATCGACTGGGAGGACCCCTACACGCGGTTCAGGGAGTGCGTCAAGATCGTCGACGGCCTCTGGACGTCGACGGTCGAGGAACCGCTCTCCTTCTCGGGAGAGTACTTCGAGTTGGACGAGGCGCACCTGGGGTTGAAACCGGTACAGAAGCCGCGACCGCCGCTCTGGATCGGGGGCTACGGCGAGAGCATGCGCGGACTGACGGGCGCCGTCGCCGACGGCTGGTTCCCGTGGGTGTACGCCCCCGACCAGTACGAGGCCGACCTGCGGAAGGTGCTCGACGTCGCCGAGTCGCGCGGCCGCGACCGCGGCGACATCTCGCGCGCAGTCATGGTTCCGACGGCCGTCGCCGAAGACGGCGAGGCGGCCCGCGAGGCCGGCGTCGAGCGCAACCGAGTGAACCTCGCGCTCCGCCCGCCCCTCCTCGAAGACATGGGGTACGAGGACATCGCCGCGGAGACGCCCATCATGTGGCAGATGGCGTTCGACGAAGAGCAGGAACGGCAACTGGCCGCGGCGGCCGAGCGCATCCCCGACGAGGCCGTCGACGAGATCTGCGTCGCCGGGAGCCCCGAACGCGCCATCGAACGCATCGAAGCGTTCCGAGACGCCGGGGTCGACAACCTCGTCCTCATCCCCGTGGGTGACTTCGAGGAGACGATGCACCACTACGAAACGGAGATCATCCCGTACTTCCGCGAGGAGTAG
- a CDS encoding ThuA domain-containing protein: METPTALVLGETTFPFHDLAEMGPHVESALGDAADATRSTDRDDLLDLSEYDLVVDYLTDSELTDDQLAGLLGFVRDGGGYLGLHCAADLTSVHAGGGELEHREEPFPELRELVGGHFLTHPEQSEFGVDVVAEHPVVDGVEDFRVFDEPYQVEADDDVTVLARMDHPDLESYPVVWVREYGDGRVCYASLGHTAEAFENEAYRRLLRNAVGWLVRD, encoded by the coding sequence ATGGAGACACCGACTGCGCTGGTACTCGGGGAGACGACGTTCCCGTTTCACGACCTCGCGGAGATGGGCCCGCACGTCGAGTCGGCCCTCGGCGACGCGGCCGACGCGACTCGTTCGACCGACAGAGACGACCTGCTCGACCTCTCGGAGTACGACCTGGTCGTCGACTACCTGACCGACAGCGAGTTGACCGACGACCAACTGGCGGGGCTTCTCGGGTTCGTCCGCGACGGCGGCGGCTACCTCGGCCTCCACTGCGCCGCCGACCTCACGAGCGTGCACGCGGGCGGCGGCGAACTAGAACACCGCGAGGAGCCGTTCCCCGAACTCCGCGAACTCGTCGGCGGGCACTTTCTCACGCACCCCGAACAGTCGGAGTTCGGCGTCGACGTCGTCGCCGAGCACCCCGTCGTCGACGGCGTCGAGGACTTCCGGGTGTTCGACGAACCCTATCAGGTGGAGGCCGACGACGACGTGACCGTCCTCGCCCGAATGGACCACCCGGACCTCGAATCCTATCCCGTCGTCTGGGTCCGCGAGTACGGCGACGGCCGGGTCTGCTACGCCTCGCTCGGTCACACGGCGGAGGCGTTCGAGAACGAGGCGTATCGACGGCTCCTCCGAAACGCCGTCGGGTGGCTCGTCCGCGACTGA
- a CDS encoding UxaA family hydrolase, with translation MKGTLIDGVALVLHEDDTVATALEDLAAGRDVDGEGRMVTVADDVPFGHTFALDSLSSGETVRKYGEVIGRTTRDVAAGEWVHTHNIESTRGRGDVATEAER, from the coding sequence GTGAAGGGAACGCTCATCGACGGCGTCGCCCTCGTTCTGCACGAGGATGACACCGTGGCGACGGCCCTCGAAGACCTCGCCGCCGGACGCGACGTCGACGGCGAGGGGCGGATGGTGACGGTGGCCGACGACGTGCCGTTCGGTCACACCTTCGCGCTCGACTCCCTCTCGTCCGGCGAGACGGTGCGCAAGTACGGCGAGGTCATCGGTCGGACGACGCGCGACGTGGCGGCCGGCGAATGGGTCCACACCCACAACATCGAGAGCACGCGGGGCCGCGGCGACGTCGCGACGGAGGCGGAGCGATGA
- a CDS encoding glycoside hydrolase family 4, whose translation MYQLSERGERAPSGPARNLKIGYVGGGSRGWAHTLINDLAQCPDLAGTVALYDVNYEMAEQNAELANQVMRREEAVGDWTFEATREMGDALDGADFVVCSIQDDPEETFVHDIDVPQEYGVYQTVADTVGPGGAVRALRAIPQYREIAATVRERCPDAWVINYTNPMTVCTRALYEEFPDIKAIGLCHEVFKTQELFAEMAERYVEEAEDVSRDEVRVNVKGINHFTWVDEATWRDHDLFQYLDEELERRKPLFDREPGALDGESYWVNNEEVAFDLYNRFGVLGAAGDRHLAEFVPWYLSIDEPEEVQRFGIRLTPSSARVDDSDGPDEMEQYLAGDAAFEFRESGEEAVDIMRALVGEKPFVTHLNYPNEGQVDGLPEGAVVETNALLSGDDVSPLCAGGLPTEVESMVARHVANQETLIEAGFAGDLDLAFQAFLNEPLVTVSREEARDLFAELVEREREYFEAYDLDASVLRG comes from the coding sequence ATGTATCAGCTCTCGGAGCGCGGAGAGCGCGCACCGTCGGGCCCGGCCCGGAATCTGAAGATCGGTTACGTCGGCGGCGGGAGTCGGGGGTGGGCGCACACGCTCATCAACGACCTCGCGCAGTGCCCCGACCTCGCCGGAACCGTCGCGCTGTACGACGTGAACTACGAGATGGCGGAGCAGAACGCCGAACTCGCGAACCAGGTGATGCGGCGCGAGGAGGCCGTCGGCGACTGGACGTTCGAGGCGACGCGGGAGATGGGCGACGCCCTCGACGGCGCCGACTTCGTCGTCTGCTCGATACAGGACGACCCCGAGGAGACGTTCGTCCACGACATCGACGTGCCGCAGGAGTACGGCGTCTACCAGACGGTCGCCGACACCGTCGGCCCCGGCGGCGCGGTGCGCGCCCTGCGGGCGATTCCGCAGTACCGCGAAATAGCCGCGACGGTCCGCGAGCGCTGTCCGGACGCGTGGGTCATCAACTACACCAACCCGATGACGGTCTGCACGCGGGCGTTGTACGAGGAGTTCCCCGACATCAAGGCCATCGGACTCTGTCACGAGGTGTTCAAGACTCAAGAACTGTTCGCGGAGATGGCCGAGCGGTACGTCGAGGAGGCCGAGGACGTGAGCCGCGACGAGGTTCGAGTCAACGTGAAGGGAATCAACCACTTCACGTGGGTGGACGAGGCGACGTGGCGCGACCACGACCTCTTTCAATACCTCGATGAGGAACTCGAACGGCGGAAGCCGCTGTTCGACCGCGAACCGGGCGCGTTGGACGGCGAATCCTACTGGGTGAACAACGAGGAGGTCGCGTTCGACCTGTACAACCGCTTCGGCGTCCTCGGCGCGGCGGGCGACCGCCACCTCGCGGAGTTCGTCCCCTGGTATCTGAGCATCGACGAACCCGAGGAGGTGCAGCGGTTCGGCATCCGCCTCACGCCGAGTTCGGCCCGCGTCGACGACTCCGACGGCCCCGACGAGATGGAGCAGTACCTCGCCGGCGACGCGGCCTTCGAGTTCCGGGAATCGGGAGAGGAAGCGGTCGACATCATGCGGGCGCTCGTCGGCGAGAAACCGTTCGTAACGCACCTCAACTACCCCAACGAGGGGCAGGTCGACGGCCTTCCGGAGGGCGCCGTCGTGGAGACGAACGCCCTGCTCTCGGGCGACGACGTGTCGCCGCTCTGCGCGGGCGGCCTGCCGACCGAAGTGGAGAGCATGGTGGCGCGCCACGTCGCCAATCAGGAGACGCTGATCGAGGCCGGGTTCGCCGGCGACCTCGACCTCGCCTTCCAGGCGTTCCTCAACGAACCGCTGGTCACCGTTTCGAGAGAAGAGGCGCGCGACCTGTTCGCCGAACTCGTAGAGCGAGAGCGGGAGTACTTCGAGGCCTACGACCTCGACGCGTCGGTGCTCCGCGGGTAG
- a CDS encoding UxaA family hydrolase: protein MSRETARPERCRDGFEGFRRPDGRLGVRNRVLVLPSVICSHVVGEEIAARNPRAVAAPHDHGCGQLGADAEQTERTLVALAGNPNVAGTLVVGLGCETVRSDVVAAAVEERGVPVRELAIQAAGGTDACVEQGADAVAELGDRAAEATDAAATLGDLTVGVVVDDLSAATRTHAYPLVGELVARVTAAGGRVVVAGNERFAAHPEETQALLRDGDGDADVEALDGLLGAADRPARAARVGSEAAERGFEAATGFLGDAPVVDVAAYGAAADVNGGVTLLDAPSRVAEATTGLAAAGAHVVVHVTGHGTPAGHPLVPVVKLSGDADTLAAVPGDIDVDARETGAAELEARLRSVADGERTCAERHGLTEFAIARAGPST from the coding sequence ATGAGCCGAGAAACCGCGCGGCCCGAACGATGCCGAGACGGCTTCGAGGGGTTCCGCCGGCCGGACGGTCGCCTCGGCGTCCGCAACCGCGTGCTCGTCCTCCCCTCGGTCATCTGTTCGCACGTGGTCGGCGAGGAGATAGCGGCCCGAAACCCCCGCGCGGTCGCCGCCCCGCACGACCACGGGTGCGGACAACTCGGCGCCGACGCGGAGCAGACCGAGCGAACGCTCGTCGCCCTCGCCGGGAACCCGAACGTCGCCGGAACGCTCGTCGTCGGTCTCGGCTGCGAGACGGTCCGCAGCGACGTCGTCGCCGCCGCCGTCGAGGAGCGCGGGGTTCCGGTGCGCGAACTCGCGATTCAGGCGGCGGGCGGGACGGACGCCTGCGTCGAACAGGGGGCCGATGCGGTCGCCGAACTCGGCGACCGGGCCGCGGAGGCGACGGACGCGGCCGCGACGCTCGGCGACCTCACCGTCGGCGTCGTCGTCGACGACCTCTCGGCGGCGACGCGGACGCACGCCTACCCCCTCGTCGGCGAACTCGTCGCGCGGGTGACGGCGGCCGGCGGTCGGGTCGTCGTCGCCGGCAACGAGCGGTTCGCCGCCCATCCCGAGGAGACGCAGGCGCTCCTTCGCGATGGGGACGGCGACGCCGACGTCGAAGCCCTCGACGGACTGCTCGGCGCGGCCGACCGGCCGGCGCGGGCCGCACGCGTCGGGAGCGAGGCGGCGGAACGCGGATTCGAGGCGGCGACCGGCTTCCTCGGCGACGCTCCCGTGGTTGACGTCGCGGCGTACGGCGCGGCGGCCGACGTCAACGGCGGCGTGACGCTGCTCGACGCCCCCTCACGCGTCGCGGAGGCGACGACCGGTCTCGCGGCCGCGGGCGCGCACGTCGTGGTCCACGTCACCGGACACGGAACGCCCGCCGGCCACCCGCTCGTCCCGGTGGTGAAGCTCTCGGGCGACGCCGACACCCTCGCGGCCGTTCCCGGCGACATCGACGTCGACGCCCGCGAGACGGGCGCCGCGGAACTCGAAGCGCGCCTGCGGTCCGTCGCCGACGGGGAACGGACGTGCGCCGAGCGGCACGGACTGACCGAGTTCGCCATCGCGCGCGCCGGTCCGTCCACCTGA
- a CDS encoding NAD-dependent epimerase/dehydratase family protein, whose amino-acid sequence MDVLLTGVYGRCGTALIDHLHDRPEYDFTYYNRSDRPDDHPYGGYETVVGNVTDREKLAETAAGHDALVHLAAYPSAEGSWADVFEPNIVGMYNALEAARENEVETFVFGSTNHVMGEYEEEFAPELYTGETDLLLRHDDPVRPDSYYGASKSFGEDLGRYYVENHEYPKRFYALRICTVNDAEYDHPYGDAEQKAEEGEIERDSEEYERWAARMKAMWQSRRDFAHMVECCLDDDDVEFDIFHGVSDNRNRWFDIERARNRIGYRPRDDGDEWDGPPA is encoded by the coding sequence ATGGACGTCCTCTTGACCGGGGTGTACGGACGCTGCGGCACCGCGCTCATTGACCACCTGCACGACCGACCGGAGTACGATTTCACCTACTACAACCGCTCGGACCGCCCCGACGACCATCCGTACGGCGGCTACGAGACGGTGGTCGGGAACGTCACGGACCGCGAGAAACTGGCCGAGACGGCCGCGGGGCACGACGCGCTCGTCCACCTCGCGGCGTATCCGAGCGCCGAGGGGTCGTGGGCGGACGTCTTCGAACCGAACATCGTCGGGATGTACAACGCGCTCGAAGCCGCGCGCGAGAACGAGGTGGAGACGTTCGTCTTCGGGTCGACGAACCACGTGATGGGCGAGTACGAGGAGGAGTTCGCACCCGAACTGTACACCGGCGAGACGGACCTGCTCCTGCGGCACGACGACCCCGTCCGTCCGGACTCCTACTACGGCGCCTCGAAGAGTTTCGGCGAGGACCTCGGCCGCTACTACGTCGAGAACCACGAGTACCCGAAGCGGTTCTACGCGCTCCGCATCTGCACCGTCAACGACGCCGAGTACGACCACCCCTACGGCGATGCCGAGCAGAAGGCCGAGGAGGGGGAAATCGAGCGCGACAGCGAGGAGTACGAGCGCTGGGCGGCCCGGATGAAGGCGATGTGGCAGTCGCGCCGCGACTTCGCGCATATGGTCGAATGCTGCCTCGACGACGACGACGTCGAGTTCGACATCTTCCACGGCGTCAGCGACAACCGAAACCGCTGGTTCGACATCGAACGCGCCCGCAACCGCATCGGGTACCGCCCGCGCGACGACGGCGACGAGTGGGACGGACCGCCGGCCTAG
- a CDS encoding UxaA family hydrolase, which yields METEFTGYRRENGRIGVRNHVAVLPTSVAASSVARGVADEAGTWARATPHQMGTTQPPEASAQTERVLAGVGRNPNVGAALVVEFGTEDVRADDVADRIARTGKPVETLSVRAVGGTRPALERGAATAEALNEAAAEARRETADASELVVGVECGGSDATSGIAANPAVGEACDRLVAAGGTASFSETPEFIGAEHVLAERCVDAETKERLLERVERREATADLMGVDLRGAQPSPGNQEGGLTTIEEKSLGAISKGGTTPVRGIVDYAEQLPVGGGLVLMDTPGYDVESVVGKVAGGAQVIVFTTGRGSTTGNPVAPVLKVTGNPRTWERMSANMDVNAGTVVEGEEAVEAVGERVFRSVLDAADGKRTAAETRRMEEFAITEVQPSELGEEVRRA from the coding sequence ATGGAGACCGAGTTCACGGGCTATCGACGCGAAAACGGCCGAATCGGCGTGCGGAATCACGTCGCCGTCCTGCCGACGTCCGTCGCGGCGTCGAGCGTCGCCCGCGGCGTGGCGGACGAGGCCGGGACGTGGGCGCGCGCGACGCCGCACCAGATGGGGACGACGCAACCGCCGGAGGCGAGCGCCCAGACCGAACGGGTGCTGGCCGGCGTCGGCCGCAACCCGAACGTCGGCGCGGCGCTGGTCGTCGAGTTCGGGACGGAGGACGTGCGCGCGGACGACGTCGCGGACCGCATCGCGCGGACGGGAAAGCCGGTCGAGACGCTGTCGGTCCGAGCGGTCGGCGGGACGCGACCGGCGCTCGAACGAGGGGCGGCGACCGCAGAGGCGCTGAACGAGGCGGCCGCGGAGGCGCGCCGCGAGACGGCCGACGCGAGCGAACTCGTCGTCGGCGTCGAGTGCGGCGGCAGCGACGCCACCTCGGGCATCGCGGCCAATCCTGCCGTCGGCGAGGCGTGCGACCGCCTCGTCGCCGCCGGCGGCACCGCCTCGTTCAGCGAGACGCCGGAGTTCATCGGCGCCGAACACGTCCTCGCGGAGCGGTGCGTCGACGCGGAGACGAAGGAGCGCCTGCTCGAACGCGTCGAGCGTCGCGAGGCGACGGCCGACCTGATGGGCGTCGACCTCAGGGGCGCCCAACCCTCCCCCGGCAACCAGGAGGGCGGACTGACGACCATCGAGGAGAAGAGCCTCGGCGCCATCTCGAAGGGCGGGACGACGCCGGTGCGCGGAATCGTCGACTACGCCGAGCAACTCCCCGTCGGCGGCGGCCTCGTCCTGATGGACACGCCGGGGTACGACGTGGAGAGCGTCGTCGGGAAGGTGGCCGGCGGCGCGCAGGTAATCGTCTTCACCACCGGGCGCGGCAGCACCACGGGGAATCCGGTCGCACCCGTCCTGAAGGTGACCGGCAATCCGCGGACGTGGGAGCGCATGAGCGCGAACATGGACGTCAACGCCGGAACGGTCGTCGAGGGTGAGGAGGCGGTCGAAGCCGTCGGCGAACGCGTCTTTCGGAGCGTGCTCGACGCGGCCGACGGGAAGCGGACCGCCGCCGAGACCCGCCGGATGGAGGAGTTCGCCATCACCGAGGTGCAACCGAGCGAACTCGGCGAGGAGGTGCGTCGCGCGTGA
- a CDS encoding universal stress protein, whose product MQSSLVVVDSTDSHERLLAEAGQIAAGTGTPLVLLTRITEEEIAENAETLQAMSEAANTPLNSDSAREVADRFAEEAADEAFAGLDGTVEYDVVSVVAEEDELADEVVRVAGERGCDHVYVAGRQRSPTGKALFGDTAQRLVLNFDGPVTVLTG is encoded by the coding sequence ATGCAGTCGTCGCTAGTCGTAGTCGATAGTACGGACTCGCACGAACGCCTCCTCGCCGAGGCCGGGCAGATAGCCGCCGGAACGGGCACTCCGCTCGTCCTGCTCACGCGCATCACGGAGGAGGAGATAGCCGAGAACGCCGAGACGCTGCAGGCGATGAGCGAGGCGGCCAACACCCCGCTCAACTCCGATTCGGCCCGAGAAGTCGCCGACCGGTTCGCCGAGGAGGCCGCCGACGAGGCGTTCGCGGGCCTCGACGGCACCGTCGAGTACGACGTCGTCAGCGTCGTCGCCGAGGAGGACGAGTTGGCGGACGAGGTGGTCCGCGTCGCCGGCGAACGCGGGTGCGACCACGTTTACGTCGCCGGGCGGCAGCGCTCGCCCACAGGGAAGGCGCTGTTCGGCGACACCGCCCAGCGCCTCGTGCTCAACTTCGACGGTCCCGTGACGGTTCTGACGGGGTGA